GGCACCGCAACCTCGGCACATCAGGTCGAAGGAAATAATCTTCATTCCGATTGGTGGGCGTACGAACAAGTGCCCGGCCACATTCAACGCGGGGATAAATCGGGCCTGGCGTGCGACCATTGGCGCCGTTTCGCCGCGGATTTCGACCTTTGCCGGGCGATGCGCAACAACGCCGTCCGACTTTCGTTCGAATGGGCCAGAATCGAGCCCCGCGAGGGGCAAATCGACGATACGGCGGTGCGACATTACCACGAGGTACTCGATGCCCTGGCCCAGCGCAATCTGACGCCGTTCGTGACCGTTCATCATTTCACGCTGCCGTTGTGGTTCGCCCATCGCGGCGGTTTCGCGGTCAAGGACAATTTACGGCATTTTGAGCGCTATTGCGGGTTGCTCGCCGGCGAGTTCGGCTCGCGAGTGCGTTTCTGGAACACGATCAACGAGCCGTCGATCTACGCGATGATGAGCTATCTGTTCGGCTACTTCGCCCCGGGCGAAAAAAGCCCGCGGCTTTTTCGGCTGGTGATGCAAAACATCCTGGCCGCCCATGCCGTGGCGTATCACGCGCTGAAACGGGCGCATCCGGAAAATCAAATCGGTCTGGTCAAAAACATCCCCTATTACACGCCGTTCAATCCGCGCCATCCACTCGACAAACTGGCCGCCGCCCAACACGACTGGCTTTACAACGCCTTTGTCATCGAGGGCATCCGGACCGGGAGGCGCCATCTCCCGCTCGGCGACGGCAAGGTACTGCCGGGATTGGCCGGATCGGTCGATTTCTGGGGCCTGAACTATTACAACCAGAGCCGCTGCAAATGGTATTGGCCGCTGGCCACGATAAACGCCGGTGAACGGCACCGGATGACCCAGACCGCCTGGGCACCCTATCCGCCCGGCCTCAAACAGAATCTATTGCGCCTGGCTTCCTTCGGCCTACCGCTTTACGTCACCGAAAACGGTCTGGCGACCGACGACGATCCCTGGCGCTGCGCCTACCTGATCGAGCACCTGCGCCAGGTTCATGAGGCGATCGCGGCGGGCGCCGATGTCCGCG
The window above is part of the Myxococcales bacterium genome. Proteins encoded here:
- a CDS encoding glycoside hydrolase family 1 protein, with product MNRQSLTFPSEFLWGTATSAHQVEGNNLHSDWWAYEQVPGHIQRGDKSGLACDHWRRFAADFDLCRAMRNNAVRLSFEWARIEPREGQIDDTAVRHYHEVLDALAQRNLTPFVTVHHFTLPLWFAHRGGFAVKDNLRHFERYCGLLAGEFGSRVRFWNTINEPSIYAMMSYLFGYFAPGEKSPRLFRLVMQNILAAHAVAYHALKRAHPENQIGLVKNIPYYTPFNPRHPLDKLAAAQHDWLYNAFVIEGIRTGRRHLPLGDGKVLPGLAGSVDFWGLNYYNQSRCKWYWPLATINAGERHRMTQTAWAPYPPGLKQNLLRLASFGLPLYVTENGLATDDDPWRCAYLIEHLRQVHEAIAAGADVRGYFYWSLLDNFEWEDGWFPKFGLIGCDPQTRERRPKPSAELYGQIAAANALQAEWFEEYPWDMETMDLARRRTIAPAG